The DNA region TGGTGACCCGGTCGAACGCGGGCTCGTAGTGCACCTCCGGGGCGGTGACGGCGTCGGCGATCAGCGCGCCGCTCACCCCGGGCTCGGGCTGCTCGCGGGCGCCGAACACGTCGAGCACGACGACGACGTCGGCCAGCGATAGCGCTTCGGCGAACTCGGCGGCGAACTGCCTGGTCCGGGAGTACAGGTGTGGCTGGAAGATCACCACGACCCGCCCGTCCTCTGCCGCGGGCCGCACCGCCGAGAGCTGCGCGGCGACCTCGGTCGGGTGGTGGGCGTAGTCGTCGTAGACCCGCACGCCGCCGACCCGGCCCTTGAACTCGAAGCGCCTGCGCACCCCGCCGAACGCGGCGATGCCCTCGCCAAGCTCGATCAGCGGCGCGCCCAGCTCCAGGCCCGCGACCAGCGCGGCCAGCGCGTTGAGGGCCATGTGCTCGCCGGGCATGGCAACGCCGAGTTCGAACTCGCGGCCGTCGAGCGAGACGCGGGTGACTCCCCCGCCGTCGCGCGGCCGGTAGTCGAGCATCGTCGCGTCCGACTCGGCGGTCGCGGTCCGGCCGTAGCGGCGCACGCGGATGCCCTTGGCCTCAGCGCGGTCGGCCAGAGCCGCCGAGCCGGGGTCGTCGGCACAGGCCACGAGCACGCCGTCGGCGGTGATCTGGTCGAGGAACGAGTCGAACACGGCCGTGTAGGCCTCGACGGTGCCGTGGTGGTCGAGGTGGTCGGCCTCGACGTTGGTGACCACCGCGACCTCGGGGCGGAAGGCGAGGAACGAGCCGTCGCTCTCGTCGGCCTCGGCCACGAAGATCCCGCCGGACCCGTGGTGGGCGTTAGCGCCGGACTCGTTGAGGTCGCCGCCGATGGCGAAGGACGGGTCGAGCCTGCAGTGCTGCAGCGCGACCGTCAGCATCGACGTGGTCGAGGTCTTGCCATGGGTGCCCGCCACGCACGCGACCCGGTGCTCCCGCATCAGCTCGGCCAGCGCCTCGGACCGGTGCACGACGACGATCCCGCGCCTGCGGGCCTCCACCAACTCCGGGTTGTCCTCCTTGATCGCGGTGGACACCACGACCGCGGTGGGCGGCTCGGAAAGCAGGTCGAGGTTCGCCGCGGCCTGGCCGATGGCGATCTTCGCGCCCTGGGCCCGCAGCGTGAGGAAGGTGCGGCTCTCCTTGGCGTCGGATCCGGACACCATCCGGTTGCGGGCCAGCAGAATCCGGGCGATGCCGCTCATCCCGGCGCCACCGATGCCGATCAGGTGGGCGCGGGCGAGCAGGCGGTCGGTGGTGGTCATCGGGACCTCTTGTCGATGGAGTCGAGCACCATCCGGGCGAGCACGTCGGCGGCCTCCCGGTGGCCACTGCCCTGGGCCACCGCGCTCATCGAGGCCAGGCGGTCGGGGTTGGTCAGCATCGGGACCACAAGCTCGGCCACCGACTGCGGGGTCAGCTCGGCGTCGGGGACCATGACCGCGCCGCCCGCGTCGACCACAGGCTGGGCGTTGAGCGCCTGCTCCCCGTTGCCGTGCGGCAGCGGGACGTAGACCGCGGGCAGGCCGACCGCGGACACCTCGGCCACCGTCATCGCCCCGCAGCGGCACAGCGCGGCGTCGGCGGCGGCGTAGGCGAGGTCCATGCGCTCCAGGTAGGGCACGGTGGCGTACTTCGGGGCCCCCGGGACCTCCTGCACGACCAGTGAGTTCTTGGGGCCGTGTGCGTGCAGCACGCCGATCCCGGCGTCGGCCAGGGCCCGCGCGGCGCCGGATACGGCGGTGTTGATCGACCGCGCGCCCTGGGAGCCGCCGAAAACCAGCAGCGTCGGCGCGTGTGGGTCGAGGCCGAAGAACTCGCGGGCCTGCGCGCGCAGCGCGGCCCGGTCCAGGTTGATGATCGACTCGCGCAGCGGGATGCCAATGACCTCGGCGTTGGGCAGCCCCGAGTCGGGCACGGCGACCGCGACCCGCTCGGCGAACCGGGCGCCGACCTTGTTGGCCAGGCCGACCCGGGCGTTGGAGTCATGCACGATGATCGGCAGCCTGCCGCGCGCGGCCAAATAAGCCGGGAGGGCCACGTAGCCGCCGAAGCCGACCACGATGTCGGCGCCGACCCGGTCGAGGATCTCGCGGGTGGCCTTGATCGACGAGCGCACCTTGAGCGGCAGCTTGAGCAGTTCGACGTTGGGCTTGCGGGGCATCGGCACCGGCGGGATGAACTCCAGCGGGTAGCCGCGCGCCGGGATGATCGTCTTCTCCAGGCCGCGCTCGGTGCCCAACGCGACGACCCGCGCGTCGGGCCGCAGCCGCATCACCGC from Alloactinosynnema sp. L-07 includes:
- the murG gene encoding undecaprenyldiphospho-muramoylpentapeptide beta-N-acetylglucosaminyltransferase, producing MTGGSQAARKGPCVVIAGGGTAGHIEPALALADAVMRLRPDARVVALGTERGLEKTIIPARGYPLEFIPPVPMPRKPNVELLKLPLKVRSSIKATREILDRVGADIVVGFGGYVALPAYLAARGRLPIIVHDSNARVGLANKVGARFAERVAVAVPDSGLPNAEVIGIPLRESIINLDRAALRAQAREFFGLDPHAPTLLVFGGSQGARSINTAVSGAARALADAGIGVLHAHGPKNSLVVQEVPGAPKYATVPYLERMDLAYAAADAALCRCGAMTVAEVSAVGLPAVYVPLPHGNGEQALNAQPVVDAGGAVMVPDAELTPQSVAELVVPMLTNPDRLASMSAVAQGSGHREAADVLARMVLDSIDKRSR
- the murC gene encoding UDP-N-acetylmuramate--L-alanine ligase, whose amino-acid sequence is MTTTDRLLARAHLIGIGGAGMSGIARILLARNRMVSGSDAKESRTFLTLRAQGAKIAIGQAAANLDLLSEPPTAVVVSTAIKEDNPELVEARRRGIVVVHRSEALAELMREHRVACVAGTHGKTSTTSMLTVALQHCRLDPSFAIGGDLNESGANAHHGSGGIFVAEADESDGSFLAFRPEVAVVTNVEADHLDHHGTVEAYTAVFDSFLDQITADGVLVACADDPGSAALADRAEAKGIRVRRYGRTATAESDATMLDYRPRDGGGVTRVSLDGREFELGVAMPGEHMALNALAALVAGLELGAPLIELGEGIAAFGGVRRRFEFKGRVGGVRVYDDYAHHPTEVAAQLSAVRPAAEDGRVVVIFQPHLYSRTRQFAAEFAEALSLADVVVVLDVFGAREQPEPGVSGALIADAVTAPEVHYEPAFDRVTTLVADLVRDGDLVLTMGAGDVTSLGPELLAEFDRRASTP